A genomic window from Onychostoma macrolepis isolate SWU-2019 chromosome 22, ASM1243209v1, whole genome shotgun sequence includes:
- the LOC131530992 gene encoding uncharacterized protein LOC131530992 encodes MTFPVPLISQVPLELDLYQYFSENLLSIPHLMMTFPFPLISQVPLELDLYQYYCENLLIIPHLLMTFPVPLISQVPLELDLYQYHCENLLRIPHLMMTFSVPLISQVPLELDLYQYYCENLLRIPHLMMTFPVPLISQVRFELDLLLNSHLMMTFPVPLISQVPLELDLYQYYCENLLRIPHLLMTFPVPLISQVPLDLDLYQYYCENLLSIPHLMMTVLVPLISQVPLELDLYQYHCEKLLRIHHLLMTFLVPLISQVPLELDLYQYYCENLLRIPHLMMTFPVPLISQVRFELDLLLNSHLMMTFPVPLISQVPLELDLYQYYCENLLRIPHLLMTFPVPLISQVPLDLDLYQYYCENLLSIPHLMMTVLVPLISQVPLELDLYQYHCEKLLRIPQLMMTFAVPLISQVPFEQDLLLNSHLLMTFLLPLISQVPLELDLYQYYSENLLRIPHLLMTFPVPLISQVHLELDLYQYYCENLLRIPHLLMTFPVPLISQVPLELDLYQYHCSTRSGFISVPLELDLYQYHCEKLLRIHHLLMTFLVPLISQVPLELDLYQYHCSS; translated from the exons atgacttttcctgttcccttgatttcacaggttcctcttgagctggatttatatcagtacttttctgagaaccttctgagtatTCCTCATCTAATGATGACTTTTCCTtttccgttgatttcacaggttccactcgagctggatttatatcagtactattgtgagaaccttctgataattcctcatctgttgatgacttttcctgttcccttgatttcacaggttcctcttgagctggatttgtATCAGTACcattgtgagaaccttctgagaattcctcatctgatgatgactttttctgttccgttgatttcacaggttcctcttgagctggacttatatcagtactattgtgagaaccttctgagaattcctcatctgatgatgacttttcctgttccgttgatttcacaggttcgttttgagctggatttattgctgaattctcatctgatgatgacttttcctgttccgttgatttcacaggttccactcgagctggatttatatcagtactattgtgagaaccttctgagaattcctcatctgttgatgacttttcctgttccgttgatttcacag gttccacTCGAtctggatttatatcagtactattgtgagaaccttctgagtattcctcatctgatgatgactGTCCTTGTTCCgctgatttcacaggttcctcttgagctggatttgtATCAGTACCATTGTGAGAAGCTTCTGAGAATTCATCATCTGTTGATGACTTTCCTTGTTCCgctgatttcacaggttcctcttgagctggacttatatcagtactattgtgagaaccttctgagaattcctcatctgatgatgacttttcctgttccgttgatttcacaggttcgttttgagctggatttattgctgaattctcatctgatgatgacttttcctgttccgttgatttcacaggttccactcgagctggatttatatcagtactattgtgagaaccttctgagaattcctcatctgttgatgacttttcctgttccgttgatttcacaggttccacTCGAtctggatttatatcagtactattgtgagaaccttctgagtattcctcatctgatgatgactGTCCTTGTTCCgctgatttcacaggttcctcttgagctggatttgtATCAGTACCATTGTGAGAAGcttctgagaattcctcaaCTGATGATGACTTTTGctgttccgttgatttcacaggttccttttGAGCAGGATTTATTGCTGAATTCTCATCTGTTGATGACTTTCCTTcttccgttgatttcacaggttcctcttgagctggatttatatcagtactatagtgagaaccttctgagaattcctcatctgttgatgacttttcctgttccgttgatttcacaggttcatcttgagctggatttatatcagtactattgtgagaaccttctgagaattcctcatctgttgatgacttttcctgttcccttgatttcacaggttcctcttgagctggatttgtATCAGTACcatt gttccacTCGAtctggatttatatca gttcctcttgagctggatttgtATCAGTACCATTGTGAGAAGCTTCTGAGAATTCATCATCTGTTGATGACTTTCCTTGTTCCgctgatttcacaggttcctcttgagctggatttgtATCAGTACcatt gttcctcttga
- the LOC131530776 gene encoding dentin sialophosphoprotein-like codes for MNPARVEPVKSTEQEKSSSDEKYSEGSQKSTDINPAQEEPLKSTEQEKSSSDEEFSEGSHNSTDINPAQEEPVQSREQEKSSSDEEFSEGSHNSTDVNPAQEEPVKSAEQGKSSSDEEYSEGSHNSNDINPAQDEPVKSTEQEKSSTDEEFSEGSHYSTDINPAQEEPVKSTEEGKSSTDDNSAINPAQKEPVKSTEQQKSSSVEEFSEASHNGTDTSPAQEEPVKSAEQGQSSSDEEYSEGSHNSTDINPDRVEPVKSTEQEKSSSDEKYSEGSQKSTDINPAQEEPVKSTEQEKSSTDEEFSEGSHNCTDINPAQEEPVKSTEQQKSSSDEEFSEGSQKSNDINPAREEPVKSTEQGKSSSDEEFSEGSHNSTDINPAQEEPVKSTEHGKSSTDENSAINPAQKEPVKSTEQGEIEEGALQ; via the exons ATGAATCCAGCTCGAgtggaacctgtgaaatcaacggaacaggAAAAGTCGTCATCAGATGAGAAatactcagaaggttctcagaaaagtactgatataaatccagctcaagaggaacctttgaaatcaacggaacaggaaaagtcatcatcagatgaggaattctcagaaggttctcacaatagtactgatataaatccagctcaagaggaacctgtgcAATCAAGGGAACAGGAGaagtcatcatcagatgaggaattctcagaaggttctcacaatagtactgatgtaaatccagctcaagaggaacctgtgaaatcagcAGAACAAGGaaagtcatcatcagatgaggaatactcagaaggttctcacaatagtaatgatataaatccagctcaagatgaacctgtgaaatcaacggaacaggaaaagtcatcaacagatgaggaattctcagaaggttctcactatagtactgatataaatccagctcaagaggaacctgtgaaatcaacggaagAAGGAAAGTCATCAACAGATGATAATTCAGCAATAAATCCTGCTCaaaaggaacctgtgaaatcaacggaacagCAAAAGTCATCATCAGttgaggaattctcagaagCTTCTCACAATGGTACTGATACAAgtccagctcaagaggaacctgtgaaatcagcGGAACAAGGACagtcatcatcagatgaggaatactcagaaggttctcacaatagtactgatataaatccagaTCGAgtggaacctgtgaaatcaacggaacaggAAAAGTCGTCATCAGATGAGAAatactcagaaggttctcagaaaagtactgatataaatccagctcaagaggaacctgtgaaatcaacggaacaggaaaagtcatcaacagatgaggaattctcagaaggttctcacaattgtactgatataaatccagctcaagaggaacctgtgaaatcaacggaacagcaaaagtcatcatcagatgaggaattctcagaaggttctcagaAAAGTAatgatataaatccagctcgagaggaacctgtgaaatcaacggaacaaggaaagtcatcatcagatgaggaattctcagaaggttctcacaatagtactgatataaatccagctcaagaggaacctgtgaaatcaacggaacacggaaagtcatcaacagatgagaattcagcaataaatccagctcaaaaggaacctgtgaaatcaacggaaca aGGTGAAATAGAGGAGGGAGCGCTCCAGTGA